In a single window of the Larimichthys crocea isolate SSNF chromosome XVII, L_crocea_2.0, whole genome shotgun sequence genome:
- the tle2a gene encoding transducin-like enhancer protein 2a isoform X2: MFPQNRPPAPLQPPPGSSASVVAAAAAAAAAASGTPQSLKLTYPETLDRIKEEFQFLQTQYHSLKLECEKLATEKTEIQRHYVMYYEMSYGLNIEMHKQTEIAKRLNVICAQLIPFLSQEHQQQVVQAMERAKQVTMGELNASIGQQLQAQHLSQHAQGLPVGPHPSGLPHPGLALGGGSGLLALSGALGAQLAAKDERAHLEAAAAAAAAAEHHRDREAGPSSLSNGDKGRSADYLSNGKKRKADEKEFMTDYGSDADKSDDNLVVDEDPSSPRSVQSYSSRENGLDKMPPSRKEGPPQASPTSLASSSSAASPSRGKEPPQREKSSTPGMKPGTPMSQESNTPGPSGPPQFRPVPGKPGVDLALGLRNPLAVQGAYPPGAFGLPPPGVNGDLPGAAGYGAGLHLVSPQMNGAAAAAAAAAAGYGRSPVVGYESPHPHMRVPGLPASLQSAASGKPAYSFHVSADGQMQPVPFPPDALLGPGIPRHARQIHTLNHGEVVCAVTISTSTRHVYTGGKGCVKVWDISQPGSKSPMAQLDCLNRDNYIRSCKLLSDGRTLIVGGEASTLSIWDLATPTPRIKAELTSSAPACYALAISPDNKVCFSCCSDGNIVVWDLHNQTLVRQFQGHTDGASCIDISNDGTKLWTGGLDNTVRCWDLREGRQLQQHDFTSQIFSLGYCPTGEWLAVGMESSNVEVLHVSKPDKYQLHLHESCVLSLKFAYCGKWFVSTGKDNLLNAWRTPYGSSIFQSKESSSVLSCDISPDDQFIVTGSGDKKATVYEVIY; encoded by the exons TTTGAAACTGGAATGTGAGAAACTGGCTACAGAGAAGACGGAGATCCAGAGACACTACGTtatg tatTACGAGATGTCCTACGGCCTTAACATTGAAATGCACAAACAG ACGGAGATTGCCAAGCGGTTGAACGTGATCTGTGCTCAGCTCATCCCATTCCTGTCGCaggag CACCAACAACAGGTGGTCCAGGCCATGGAGCGCGCCAAACAGGTGACCATGGGGGAGCTAAATGCTTCGATAGGG CAACAGCTCCAGGCCCAGCACCTCTCCCAGCATGCCCAGGGTTTGCCAGTGGGCCCACACCCATCAGGACTGCCCCACCCCGGCCTGGCACTCGGCGGAGGATCTGGCTTGCTTGCCCTGTCCGGGGCTCTGGGGGCCCAGCTGGCTGCCAAGGATGAAAGAGCACACCTCGAGGCAGCAGCCgccgctgccgctgctgcaGAGCACCACAGAG ACCGTGAAGCAGGACCA agctctCTGTCCAACGGGGATAAGGGTCGCTCAGCAGACTACCTCAGCAACGGCAAGAAGAGGAAAGCTGATGAGAAGGAGTTCATGACAGACTAT GGCAGTGATGCAGATAAGAGCGATGATAATTTGGTGGTGGATGAG GACCCATCGTCCCCCCGCAGCGTGCAGTCCTACTCGTCCAGGGAGAATGGCCTGGACAAGATGCCCCCGTCCCGTAAGGAGGGTCCCCCACAAGCCAGCCCAACCTCTCTGGCCTCCTCCAGCAGCGCTGCCTCCCCGTCTCGTGGCAAAGAGCCCCCGCAG AGGGAGAAGTCCAGTACTCCGGGTATGAAGCCAGGGACCCCCATGTCTCAAGAGTCCAACACTCCAGGACCCAGCGGACCTCCGCAGTTCAGACCTGTCCCTGGCAAGCCTGGTGTTGACCTCG CTCTGGGTCTGAGAAACCCCCTGGCGGTGCAAGGAGCGTACCCTCCAGGGGCCTTTGGCCTGCCCCCTCCAGGTGTGAACGGTGATCTGCCCGGGGCGGCGGGCTACGGTGCCGGCCTCCACTTGGTCTCCCCCCAGATGAAcggagctgcagctgcagcggcGGCAGCTGCCGCAGGCTACGGACGGTCCCCTGTG GTGGGCTACGAGTCTCCACACCCACATATGAGGGTCCCTGGGCTTCCTGCCAGCCTGCAGTCAGCTGCCTCCGGAAAACC cgcCTACTCGTTTCATGTGAGTGCAGACGGACAGATGCAGCCCGTGCCCTTTCCTCCCGATGCCCTGCTGGGGCCGGGAATCCCTCGCCACGCCCGTCAGATTCACACCCTGAACCACGGAGAGGTGGTGTGCGCCGTCACAATCAGCACCTCGACGCGCCACGTCTACACCGGAGGCAAGGGCTGCGTCAAGGTGTGGGACATCAGCCAGCCAGGAAGCAAGAGCCCCATGGCCCAGCTGGACTGTCTG AACAGGGATAACTACATCCGCTCCTGCAAGCTGCTCTCCGATGGGCGAACCTTGATCGTCGGCGGGGAGGCCAGCACGCTGTCGATCTGGGATTTGGCCACACCCACCCCTCGCATCAAGGCAGAGCTGACATCGTCTGCCCCCGCCTGCTACGCTCTGGCCATCTCACCCGACAACAAGGtctgcttctcctgctgcagCGACGGCAACATCGTCGTCTGGGACCTCCACAACCAGACTCTGGTCAG GCAGTTCCAGGGCCACACGGACGGAGCGAGCTGCATCGACATCTCCAACGACGGCACCAAACTGTGGACGGGAGGGCTGGACAACACGGTCCGCTGCTGGGACCTCCGAGAGGGACGCCAGCTCCAGCAACACGACTTCACATCacag ATCTTCTCTCTGGGCTACTGTCCGACAGGTGAATGGCTGGCCGTGGGAATGGAGAGCAGTAACGTTGAAGTCCTGCACGTCTCCAAACCTGACAAGTACCAGCTGCACCTCCACGAGAGCTGCGTTCTTTCTCTCAAGTTCGCCTACTGCG GTAAATGGTTCGTGAGCACAGGCAAAGATAACCTCCTGAATGCATGGCGGACACCTTATGGATCCAGCATTTTCCAG TCTAAGGAGTCTTCGTCGGTTCTCAGCTGTGATATCTCCCCTGACGACCAGTTCATCGTCACCGGCTCCGGAGACAAGAAGGCCACAGTCTACGAAGTTATCTACTga
- the tle2a gene encoding transducin-like enhancer protein 2a isoform X1 — MFPQNRPPAPLQPPPGSSASVVAAAAAAAAAASGTPQSLKLTYPETLDRIKEEFQFLQTQYHSLKLECEKLATEKTEIQRHYVMYYEMSYGLNIEMHKQTEIAKRLNVICAQLIPFLSQEHQQQVVQAMERAKQVTMGELNASIGVRGLPPLPHSQQLQAQHLSQHAQGLPVGPHPSGLPHPGLALGGGSGLLALSGALGAQLAAKDERAHLEAAAAAAAAAEHHRDREAGPSSLSNGDKGRSADYLSNGKKRKADEKEFMTDYGSDADKSDDNLVVDEDPSSPRSVQSYSSRENGLDKMPPSRKEGPPQASPTSLASSSSAASPSRGKEPPQREKSSTPGMKPGTPMSQESNTPGPSGPPQFRPVPGKPGVDLALGLRNPLAVQGAYPPGAFGLPPPGVNGDLPGAAGYGAGLHLVSPQMNGAAAAAAAAAAGYGRSPVVGYESPHPHMRVPGLPASLQSAASGKPAYSFHVSADGQMQPVPFPPDALLGPGIPRHARQIHTLNHGEVVCAVTISTSTRHVYTGGKGCVKVWDISQPGSKSPMAQLDCLNRDNYIRSCKLLSDGRTLIVGGEASTLSIWDLATPTPRIKAELTSSAPACYALAISPDNKVCFSCCSDGNIVVWDLHNQTLVRQFQGHTDGASCIDISNDGTKLWTGGLDNTVRCWDLREGRQLQQHDFTSQIFSLGYCPTGEWLAVGMESSNVEVLHVSKPDKYQLHLHESCVLSLKFAYCGKWFVSTGKDNLLNAWRTPYGSSIFQSKESSSVLSCDISPDDQFIVTGSGDKKATVYEVIY; from the exons TTTGAAACTGGAATGTGAGAAACTGGCTACAGAGAAGACGGAGATCCAGAGACACTACGTtatg tatTACGAGATGTCCTACGGCCTTAACATTGAAATGCACAAACAG ACGGAGATTGCCAAGCGGTTGAACGTGATCTGTGCTCAGCTCATCCCATTCCTGTCGCaggag CACCAACAACAGGTGGTCCAGGCCATGGAGCGCGCCAAACAGGTGACCATGGGGGAGCTAAATGCTTCGATAGGGGTACGTGGGCTCCCCCCTCTGCCTCATAGC CAACAGCTCCAGGCCCAGCACCTCTCCCAGCATGCCCAGGGTTTGCCAGTGGGCCCACACCCATCAGGACTGCCCCACCCCGGCCTGGCACTCGGCGGAGGATCTGGCTTGCTTGCCCTGTCCGGGGCTCTGGGGGCCCAGCTGGCTGCCAAGGATGAAAGAGCACACCTCGAGGCAGCAGCCgccgctgccgctgctgcaGAGCACCACAGAG ACCGTGAAGCAGGACCA agctctCTGTCCAACGGGGATAAGGGTCGCTCAGCAGACTACCTCAGCAACGGCAAGAAGAGGAAAGCTGATGAGAAGGAGTTCATGACAGACTAT GGCAGTGATGCAGATAAGAGCGATGATAATTTGGTGGTGGATGAG GACCCATCGTCCCCCCGCAGCGTGCAGTCCTACTCGTCCAGGGAGAATGGCCTGGACAAGATGCCCCCGTCCCGTAAGGAGGGTCCCCCACAAGCCAGCCCAACCTCTCTGGCCTCCTCCAGCAGCGCTGCCTCCCCGTCTCGTGGCAAAGAGCCCCCGCAG AGGGAGAAGTCCAGTACTCCGGGTATGAAGCCAGGGACCCCCATGTCTCAAGAGTCCAACACTCCAGGACCCAGCGGACCTCCGCAGTTCAGACCTGTCCCTGGCAAGCCTGGTGTTGACCTCG CTCTGGGTCTGAGAAACCCCCTGGCGGTGCAAGGAGCGTACCCTCCAGGGGCCTTTGGCCTGCCCCCTCCAGGTGTGAACGGTGATCTGCCCGGGGCGGCGGGCTACGGTGCCGGCCTCCACTTGGTCTCCCCCCAGATGAAcggagctgcagctgcagcggcGGCAGCTGCCGCAGGCTACGGACGGTCCCCTGTG GTGGGCTACGAGTCTCCACACCCACATATGAGGGTCCCTGGGCTTCCTGCCAGCCTGCAGTCAGCTGCCTCCGGAAAACC cgcCTACTCGTTTCATGTGAGTGCAGACGGACAGATGCAGCCCGTGCCCTTTCCTCCCGATGCCCTGCTGGGGCCGGGAATCCCTCGCCACGCCCGTCAGATTCACACCCTGAACCACGGAGAGGTGGTGTGCGCCGTCACAATCAGCACCTCGACGCGCCACGTCTACACCGGAGGCAAGGGCTGCGTCAAGGTGTGGGACATCAGCCAGCCAGGAAGCAAGAGCCCCATGGCCCAGCTGGACTGTCTG AACAGGGATAACTACATCCGCTCCTGCAAGCTGCTCTCCGATGGGCGAACCTTGATCGTCGGCGGGGAGGCCAGCACGCTGTCGATCTGGGATTTGGCCACACCCACCCCTCGCATCAAGGCAGAGCTGACATCGTCTGCCCCCGCCTGCTACGCTCTGGCCATCTCACCCGACAACAAGGtctgcttctcctgctgcagCGACGGCAACATCGTCGTCTGGGACCTCCACAACCAGACTCTGGTCAG GCAGTTCCAGGGCCACACGGACGGAGCGAGCTGCATCGACATCTCCAACGACGGCACCAAACTGTGGACGGGAGGGCTGGACAACACGGTCCGCTGCTGGGACCTCCGAGAGGGACGCCAGCTCCAGCAACACGACTTCACATCacag ATCTTCTCTCTGGGCTACTGTCCGACAGGTGAATGGCTGGCCGTGGGAATGGAGAGCAGTAACGTTGAAGTCCTGCACGTCTCCAAACCTGACAAGTACCAGCTGCACCTCCACGAGAGCTGCGTTCTTTCTCTCAAGTTCGCCTACTGCG GTAAATGGTTCGTGAGCACAGGCAAAGATAACCTCCTGAATGCATGGCGGACACCTTATGGATCCAGCATTTTCCAG TCTAAGGAGTCTTCGTCGGTTCTCAGCTGTGATATCTCCCCTGACGACCAGTTCATCGTCACCGGCTCCGGAGACAAGAAGGCCACAGTCTACGAAGTTATCTACTga
- the tle2a gene encoding transducin-like enhancer protein 2a isoform X3, which translates to MFPQNRPPAPLQPPPGSSASVVAAAAAAAAAASGTPQSLKLTYPETLDRIKEEFQFLQTQYHSLKLECEKLATEKTEIQRHYVMYYEMSYGLNIEMHKQTEIAKRLNVICAQLIPFLSQEHQQQVVQAMERAKQQQLQAQHLSQHAQGLPVGPHPSGLPHPGLALGGGSGLLALSGALGAQLAAKDERAHLEAAAAAAAAAEHHRDREAGPSSLSNGDKGRSADYLSNGKKRKADEKEFMTDYGSDADKSDDNLVVDEDPSSPRSVQSYSSRENGLDKMPPSRKEGPPQASPTSLASSSSAASPSRGKEPPQREKSSTPGMKPGTPMSQESNTPGPSGPPQFRPVPGKPGVDLALGLRNPLAVQGAYPPGAFGLPPPGVNGDLPGAAGYGAGLHLVSPQMNGAAAAAAAAAAGYGRSPVVGYESPHPHMRVPGLPASLQSAASGKPAYSFHVSADGQMQPVPFPPDALLGPGIPRHARQIHTLNHGEVVCAVTISTSTRHVYTGGKGCVKVWDISQPGSKSPMAQLDCLNRDNYIRSCKLLSDGRTLIVGGEASTLSIWDLATPTPRIKAELTSSAPACYALAISPDNKVCFSCCSDGNIVVWDLHNQTLVRQFQGHTDGASCIDISNDGTKLWTGGLDNTVRCWDLREGRQLQQHDFTSQIFSLGYCPTGEWLAVGMESSNVEVLHVSKPDKYQLHLHESCVLSLKFAYCGKWFVSTGKDNLLNAWRTPYGSSIFQSKESSSVLSCDISPDDQFIVTGSGDKKATVYEVIY; encoded by the exons TTTGAAACTGGAATGTGAGAAACTGGCTACAGAGAAGACGGAGATCCAGAGACACTACGTtatg tatTACGAGATGTCCTACGGCCTTAACATTGAAATGCACAAACAG ACGGAGATTGCCAAGCGGTTGAACGTGATCTGTGCTCAGCTCATCCCATTCCTGTCGCaggag CACCAACAACAGGTGGTCCAGGCCATGGAGCGCGCCAAACAG CAACAGCTCCAGGCCCAGCACCTCTCCCAGCATGCCCAGGGTTTGCCAGTGGGCCCACACCCATCAGGACTGCCCCACCCCGGCCTGGCACTCGGCGGAGGATCTGGCTTGCTTGCCCTGTCCGGGGCTCTGGGGGCCCAGCTGGCTGCCAAGGATGAAAGAGCACACCTCGAGGCAGCAGCCgccgctgccgctgctgcaGAGCACCACAGAG ACCGTGAAGCAGGACCA agctctCTGTCCAACGGGGATAAGGGTCGCTCAGCAGACTACCTCAGCAACGGCAAGAAGAGGAAAGCTGATGAGAAGGAGTTCATGACAGACTAT GGCAGTGATGCAGATAAGAGCGATGATAATTTGGTGGTGGATGAG GACCCATCGTCCCCCCGCAGCGTGCAGTCCTACTCGTCCAGGGAGAATGGCCTGGACAAGATGCCCCCGTCCCGTAAGGAGGGTCCCCCACAAGCCAGCCCAACCTCTCTGGCCTCCTCCAGCAGCGCTGCCTCCCCGTCTCGTGGCAAAGAGCCCCCGCAG AGGGAGAAGTCCAGTACTCCGGGTATGAAGCCAGGGACCCCCATGTCTCAAGAGTCCAACACTCCAGGACCCAGCGGACCTCCGCAGTTCAGACCTGTCCCTGGCAAGCCTGGTGTTGACCTCG CTCTGGGTCTGAGAAACCCCCTGGCGGTGCAAGGAGCGTACCCTCCAGGGGCCTTTGGCCTGCCCCCTCCAGGTGTGAACGGTGATCTGCCCGGGGCGGCGGGCTACGGTGCCGGCCTCCACTTGGTCTCCCCCCAGATGAAcggagctgcagctgcagcggcGGCAGCTGCCGCAGGCTACGGACGGTCCCCTGTG GTGGGCTACGAGTCTCCACACCCACATATGAGGGTCCCTGGGCTTCCTGCCAGCCTGCAGTCAGCTGCCTCCGGAAAACC cgcCTACTCGTTTCATGTGAGTGCAGACGGACAGATGCAGCCCGTGCCCTTTCCTCCCGATGCCCTGCTGGGGCCGGGAATCCCTCGCCACGCCCGTCAGATTCACACCCTGAACCACGGAGAGGTGGTGTGCGCCGTCACAATCAGCACCTCGACGCGCCACGTCTACACCGGAGGCAAGGGCTGCGTCAAGGTGTGGGACATCAGCCAGCCAGGAAGCAAGAGCCCCATGGCCCAGCTGGACTGTCTG AACAGGGATAACTACATCCGCTCCTGCAAGCTGCTCTCCGATGGGCGAACCTTGATCGTCGGCGGGGAGGCCAGCACGCTGTCGATCTGGGATTTGGCCACACCCACCCCTCGCATCAAGGCAGAGCTGACATCGTCTGCCCCCGCCTGCTACGCTCTGGCCATCTCACCCGACAACAAGGtctgcttctcctgctgcagCGACGGCAACATCGTCGTCTGGGACCTCCACAACCAGACTCTGGTCAG GCAGTTCCAGGGCCACACGGACGGAGCGAGCTGCATCGACATCTCCAACGACGGCACCAAACTGTGGACGGGAGGGCTGGACAACACGGTCCGCTGCTGGGACCTCCGAGAGGGACGCCAGCTCCAGCAACACGACTTCACATCacag ATCTTCTCTCTGGGCTACTGTCCGACAGGTGAATGGCTGGCCGTGGGAATGGAGAGCAGTAACGTTGAAGTCCTGCACGTCTCCAAACCTGACAAGTACCAGCTGCACCTCCACGAGAGCTGCGTTCTTTCTCTCAAGTTCGCCTACTGCG GTAAATGGTTCGTGAGCACAGGCAAAGATAACCTCCTGAATGCATGGCGGACACCTTATGGATCCAGCATTTTCCAG TCTAAGGAGTCTTCGTCGGTTCTCAGCTGTGATATCTCCCCTGACGACCAGTTCATCGTCACCGGCTCCGGAGACAAGAAGGCCACAGTCTACGAAGTTATCTACTga